In Salvelinus alpinus chromosome 20, SLU_Salpinus.1, whole genome shotgun sequence, a genomic segment contains:
- the LOC139547277 gene encoding mast cell protease 1A-like, whose protein sequence is MCDISTPSHLLIREDFVLTSAHCLKNAYPLTVVLGAHDLKKWKKSCQKIQVAHYHRHPLHENATLINLKTTARLTENVTVVGLPKEDEHIPASPKCSVAGWGKTNSNNKQGSDVLMAVAVTLEDNSECKKVWKKHFDINQMMCTRTTGGKGFCQGDSGGTLICNNKAQGIVAFNYAERCDDSQYPHVYMKIPFFMPWIKEVLHGYGANMSLTSLGHHRSAPHRPAPHPPAPHRPAPYRSAPHRPAPHRSATTARLRTARLPTARLPTAQLRTTQLRTTQLRTTQLRTTQLRTTQLRTTQLRTTQLDEVKTLVKWLFIDRLNYRGGGA, encoded by the exons ATGTGTGATATTTCCACTCCATCTCACCTGCTCATCCGGGAGGACTTTGTCCTGACTTCAGCACACTGCTTAAAGAA TGCTTATCCTTTAACGGTGGTGCTTGGAGCCCACGACTTAAAGAAGTGGAAGAAGAGTTGTCAGAAGATTCAGGTGGCACATTACCATCGGCATCCCTTACATGAGAATGCAACTCTTATTAAT TTAAAGACCACAGCTCGTCTAACTGAGAACGTGACGGTCGTTGGACTCCCAAAGGAGGATGAACATATCCCAGCATCCCCCAAGTGCTCCGTAGCTGGTTGGGGCAAGACTAACTCGAACAACAAACAGGGTTCAGACGTTTTGATGGCAGTGGCGGTGACGTTGGAGGATAACTCTGAATGCAAGAAGGTGTGGAAGAAACACTTTGACATAAATCAAATGATGTGCACTCGTACTACCGGAGGGAAAGGATTTTGTCAG GGAGATTCAGGGGGAACTCTTATTTGTAACAACAAAGCACAGGGTATCGTTGCTTTTAATTATGCTGAGAGATGTGATGATTCCCAATATCCTCATGTATACATGAAAATCCCTTTCTTTATGCCCTGGATTAAAGAGGTGTTGCACGGATATGGTGCCAACATgtctttaacctctctagg CCACCACCGCTCGGCTCCCCACCGCCCGGCTCCCCACCCCCCGGCTCCCCACCGCCCGGCTCCCTACCGCTCGGCTCCCCACCGCCCGGCTCCCCACCGCTCAGCCACCACCGCTCGGCTCCGCACCGCTCGGCTCCCCACCGCTCGGCTCCCCACCGCTCAGCTCCGAACCACTCAGCTCCGAACCACTCAGCTCCGAACCACTCAGCTCCGAACCACTCAGCTCCGAACCACTCAGCTCCGAACCACTCAGCTCCGAACCACTCAGCTCGATGAAGTAAAAACATTAGTAAAGTGGCTCTTCATCGACAGGCTCAACTATAGAGGCGGCGGAGCCTAG